One part of the Mya arenaria isolate MELC-2E11 chromosome 3, ASM2691426v1 genome encodes these proteins:
- the LOC128227156 gene encoding multiple epidermal growth factor-like domains protein 11: protein MYSVFFALIAMSVLRGSSETEFGELVTGKARQSSTYHECTADKAQDGIKIFYESTSNCTCSVTRNINGYAFWEIDLSAQHYIEHIAVTGRTDHQQSRNLVAYIGYSQLGYLPSTKQLNDPDKSKIGLDIYLDPPRPARYINIQKSDIIDVMTLCEVEVFKTECPCQQFGVKCKRYCHCTTPTCCDSVYGQCQQCEPGWIPPTCETECEKGAYGQDCSQTCNLNCLYNHCDAVTGSKCVEGCQPGYDFSSSEDCYDECQSGFYGDCSQKCGNCKFQACNKVNGHCEEGCDVGFTGERCQLACSKGTYGDHCSGTCSSFCYNDRQCDHITGFCGRGCVPGYDYNMDPQCNYPCKDGTYGANCTHVCGHCGNEKACEKRTGQCTNGCDLGFSGRMCKEPCVNGYFGYNCSSPCHCNGSDFKCDTRYGNCSNGCSFGYGGFNCSIGCIPSSWFFTKY, encoded by the exons ATGTACTCTGTGTTCTTTGCATTGATTGCCATGAGTGTGCTTCGAGGTTCATCGGAAACTG AGTTTGGTGAATTAGTAACTGGCAAGGCACGGCAATCATCGACTTACCATGAATGCACTGCGGACAAGGCGCAAGATGGCATTAAGATATTCTACGAGAGTACCTCAAATTGTACCTGTAGCGTTACTCGCAATATCAATGGATATGCTTTCTGGGAAATAGATTTGTCCGCACAACATTACATCGAGCACATAGCAGTGACCGGTCGCACAG ATCATCAGCAAAGTCGAAACCTTGTTGCCTACATTGGGTATTCACAATTGGGATACTTACCCAGTACAAAGCAGCTGAACGACCCAGATAAGTCCAAAATTGGCCTGGATATATACCTCGATCCTCCCCGACCGGCGCGATACATCAACATTCAGAAATCGGATATCATTGATGTGATGACGTTATGTGAGGTTGAGGTATTTAAAACAG AATGCCCTTGTCAACAATTTGGTGTCAAATGTAAACGGTACTGTCACTGTACTACTCCTACCTGCTGTGACAGTGTATATGGACAATGTCAACAATGTGAACCAGGATGGATTCCGCCGACATGTGAAACAG AATGCGAGAAGGGGGCGTACGGTCAGGACTGCAGccaaacatgcaatttaaattgtttgtacaACCACTGCGATGCAGTGACTGGATCTAAATGCGTGGAGGGTTGCCAGCCTGGTTATGATTTCTCTTCAAGCGAGGATTGTTATGACG AATGCCAAAGTGGATTTTACGGTGACTGTAGCCAAAAGTGTGGGAACTGCAAATTCCAGGCCTGTAACAAAGTAAACGGTCATTGTGAAGAAGGATGTGATGTCGGATTCACAGGAGAAAGATGTCAACTTG CTTGTTCGAAAGGAACGTATGGCGATCACTGCTCCGGCACGTGTAGTTCGTTTTGTTATAATGACCGACAATGCGATCATATCACCGGTTTTTGCGGTAGAGGTTGTGTACCCGGGTATGATTATAATATGGATCCACAGTGCAATTACC CATGTAAAGATGGAACATATGGCGCAAATTGTACTCACGTTTGTGGACACTGTGGGAACGAAAAAGCATGTGAAAAAAGGACCGGTCAATGTACAAACGGATGTGACTTAGGGTTTTCTGGAAGAATGTGCAAAGAGC CTTGCGTGAACGGGTATTTCGGATACAACTGTTCTTCTCCGTGTCATTGCAATGGTTCCGATTTCAAGTGTGATACCCGCTATGGAAATTGCTCCAATGGTTGTTCATTCGGATATGGAGGATTCAACTGCAGTATAG GTTGTATACCTTCCAGTTGGTTCTTTACAAAGTACTAG